In the Chlamydiota bacterium genome, one interval contains:
- a CDS encoding ATP-binding protein: MKRELVLKNDAAELVRLAAEVTLFGEEAGLGEEAVHDLRLALEEAVSNIVRYAYRDRDEHLVRVRLAREGRGLSVEVADDGVPFNPLCVPPPDISRPLGEREPGGMGIYLVRHSMDSIEYRRDGETNLLTMTKDLGPAEEGRGQGPPPR; this comes from the coding sequence GTGAAACGCGAGCTTGTGCTCAAAAACGACGCCGCCGAGCTGGTCCGCCTCGCCGCGGAGGTCACGCTGTTCGGCGAGGAGGCGGGACTGGGGGAGGAGGCGGTTCACGACCTGCGTCTCGCGCTCGAGGAGGCGGTCTCCAACATCGTCCGCTACGCCTATCGCGACCGGGACGAGCATCTGGTCCGCGTCCGACTCGCGCGGGAAGGCCGCGGCCTTTCCGTCGAGGTGGCGGACGACGGCGTCCCCTTCAACCCCCTCTGCGTGCCGCCCCCCGACATCTCCCGCCCCCTCGGCGAGCGGGAGCCGGGCGGGATGGGGATCTACCTCGTCCGGCACTCGATGGACTCGATCGAGTACCGGCGCGACGGGGAGACCAACCTGCTGACGATGACGAAGGATCTCGGCCCCGCTGAAGAGGGGCGCGGGCAGGGGCCCCCGCCTCGTTGA
- a CDS encoding STAS domain-containing protein: protein MPLTVNVVRREYGVSIVSPCGEIDTVTAPVLEKEMETVIAGSPRILILDMSGVDYISSAGLSVLIRARKVMKGGKAELLIVNLRPRVRRVFEIVNALPREQIFESTEEMDRYLAAIQREP, encoded by the coding sequence ATGCCGCTGACGGTGAACGTGGTCAGGAGGGAGTACGGTGTGTCGATCGTGTCGCCGTGCGGGGAGATCGACACGGTCACCGCGCCCGTCTTGGAGAAGGAGATGGAGACCGTCATCGCGGGGTCCCCTCGGATCCTCATCCTCGACATGAGCGGCGTGGACTATATCAGCAGCGCGGGGCTGAGCGTGCTGATACGGGCGCGGAAGGTCATGAAGGGGGGGAAGGCGGAACTGCTGATCGTGAACCTCAGGCCGAGGGTGCGGAGGGTCTTCGAGATCGTCAACGCCCTCCCGCGGGAGCAGATCTTCGAGAGCACGGAGGAGATGGACCGGTATCTCGCCGCGATTCAGCGGGAGCCGTAG
- a CDS encoding AAA family ATPase — MHKIGVIGTFGVGKTTFIHRLFSELKYRAFQVEMVPELSRLCPYDINESGAVTRGQYWILKEQIQLELEHAERMPDFLLCDRCVFDNTIFALRGAERGYVDAGVAALIRDVAANWQRTYSLLVRIRLDDCLRLSRNRGMEDGVRSTNEEFQLDIERRIRAAWADFRGDKIEVGGNLPQRLEQTMEWLRRRIDDDRLRSQELPAL; from the coding sequence ATGCACAAGATCGGCGTCATCGGCACGTTCGGCGTGGGGAAGACCACCTTCATACACCGGCTGTTCAGCGAGCTCAAGTACCGGGCGTTCCAGGTGGAGATGGTGCCCGAGCTCTCGCGCCTGTGTCCGTACGACATCAACGAGAGCGGCGCCGTGACGCGCGGGCAGTACTGGATCCTGAAGGAACAGATCCAGCTCGAGCTCGAGCACGCGGAGCGGATGCCCGATTTCCTCCTCTGCGACCGCTGCGTCTTCGACAACACCATCTTCGCCCTGCGCGGCGCCGAGCGCGGGTACGTGGACGCCGGCGTCGCCGCCCTGATCCGCGACGTCGCCGCGAACTGGCAGAGGACCTACTCCCTGCTCGTCCGCATCCGGCTGGACGATTGCCTCCGGCTGAGCAGGAACCGCGGGATGGAGGACGGGGTGCGCTCGACCAACGAGGAGTTCCAGCTCGATATCGAGCGCCGCATCAGGGCCGCGTGGGCCGATTTCCGCGGAGACAAGATCGAGGTGGGGGGGAATCTGCCGCAGCGCCTGGAGCAGACGATGGAGTGGCTGCGGAGGCGGATCGACGACGACCGCCTCCGCAGCCAGGAGTTGCCGGCGCTCTGA
- the mscL gene encoding large conductance mechanosensitive channel protein MscL, protein MAVKVKVFEEFKAFLVKSNALALAIGVIIGAAIGKLVGSLVNDVLMPVIGRVTGGIDFSNLYINLTPSVAFENYAKAKEAGAALGYGVFINNIIDFVIISFVVFMITKALLKEKPAPAGPATKTCRECGETVLASARKCKWCGSALS, encoded by the coding sequence ATGGCGGTCAAGGTGAAGGTCTTCGAAGAGTTCAAGGCGTTCCTGGTCAAGAGCAACGCCCTCGCGCTCGCCATCGGCGTCATCATCGGTGCCGCGATCGGGAAACTCGTGGGCTCCCTGGTCAACGACGTCCTGATGCCGGTCATCGGCCGGGTCACCGGCGGCATCGACTTCTCGAACCTCTACATCAACCTCACCCCGAGCGTCGCGTTCGAGAACTACGCCAAGGCGAAGGAGGCGGGGGCCGCGCTGGGGTACGGCGTCTTCATCAACAACATCATCGATTTCGTCATCATCTCGTTCGTCGTCTTCATGATCACGAAGGCGCTCCTGAAGGAGAAGCCCGCGCCTGCCGGCCCCGCCACCAAGACGTGCCGGGAATGCGGGGAGACGGTTCTCGCGTCCGCGAGAAAATGCAAATGGTGCGGAAGCGCTCTTTCCTGA
- a CDS encoding septal ring lytic transglycosylase RlpA family protein, whose translation MRYLAAAIILFAALHHTAADATQTLANGGHSSVGIASWYSRSDRGIRKTTANMERFSDKKHTCAAWHLPFNTMLRVTNLQNGKSVIVRVNDRGPAKRLVRKGRIIDLTKAAFLQIADPGDGLIPIQICRL comes from the coding sequence ATGAGATACCTTGCGGCCGCCATCATCCTTTTCGCGGCGCTTCACCATACCGCCGCGGACGCCACGCAGACCCTCGCGAACGGGGGGCACTCCTCCGTGGGGATAGCTTCGTGGTATTCGCGTTCGGATCGCGGCATCCGAAAGACCACCGCCAACATGGAGAGATTCTCCGACAAGAAGCACACCTGCGCGGCATGGCATCTGCCGTTCAACACGATGCTCCGGGTGACCAACCTCCAGAACGGCAAGTCGGTGATCGTGCGCGTCAACGACCGGGGTCCCGCCAAGCGGCTGGTCCGGAAGGGGCGCATCATCGACCTGACGAAGGCCGCCTTTCTCCAGATCGCCGATCCCGGCGACGGCCTCATCCCGATCCAAATCTGCCGGCTCTAG